In Aedes albopictus strain Foshan chromosome 3, AalbF5, whole genome shotgun sequence, the following are encoded in one genomic region:
- the LOC109426883 gene encoding phospholipase A1-like — translation MLRKLILLTVLTSGTYAEEDDEVPTGTNRIGFGSNFSAKRDVRFYLYTPLTVNEPHVFSIDTVGTVSRSFYNSSLPLRIVIHGWMNNFTSLAIRGVKDAYLANGQYNIVGVDWNKGAAEAYLRASQYTLAVGHVVADLINRMVRSGMTTMDQIYLIGHSLGAHIAGNAGRLVSVGRIKVIYGLDPASINFFEDEPESRLSPDDAEYVEVIHTSTQFSGYPHPIGRVDFYLNYGKKQPGCSTESCSHGRSIEYLMESLSKDCKGFWGARCDDYNELKTKTCYNLKQQGLLGGDPPRYDNEKGIYVVITAVDSPYALGYNF, via the exons ATGTTGCGAAAACTAATTCTGCTGACTGTATTGACTTCGGGGACTTACGCAGAGGAAGATGACGAAGTTC CCACCGGCACTAATAGGATCGGCTTTGGGAGCAATTTCAGCGCTAAACGTGATGTGCGGTTCTACTTGTACACACCACTTACGGTAAACGAGCCTCACGTGTTTTCGATTGATACGGTTGGGACAGTTTCACGCTCGTTCTACAACAGTAGTCTCCCGTTGCG AATCGTCATTCACGGTTGGATGAACAATTTCACATCGTTGGCGATCCGAGGTGTTAAGGATGCATATTTGGCCAACGGTCAGTACAACATCGTTGGGGTGGATTGGAACAAGGGAGCAGCCGAAGCATATCTGCGGGCTTCCCAGTACACCCTGGCAGTTGGGCACGTCGTGGCAGACCTTATCAATCGGATGGTTCGTTCCGGCATGACGACCATGGACCAAATCTACCTCATCGGGCACAGTCTGGGAGCTCACATAGCCGGGAATGCCGGTCGATTAGTAAGCGTTGGGCGGATAAAAGTCATTTATGGGTTGGACCCCGCATCgatcaactttttcgaagacgaaCCGGAAAGTCGACTCAGTCCGGATGATGCAGAGTACGTCGAGGTCATCCACACCAGCACGCAATTTTCCGGATACCCTCACCCGATCGGGCGCGTTGACTTCTATCTCAACTATGGCAAGAAACAGCCCGGATGCTCGACCGAATCCTGCAGCCACGGGCGATCGATTGAATATCTTATGGAGTCGCTGTCTAAGGACTGCAAAGGTTTTTGGGGAGCGAGGTGTGATGACTACAACGAACTGAAGACCAAAACGTGCTACAATCTAAAACAACAGGGGCTGTTGGGTGGAGATCCTCCTCGGTATGACAATGAAAAGGGAATTTACGTTGTTATTACGGCAGTCGACTCACCGTACGCGTTGGGATACAATTTTTGA
- the LOC109623322 gene encoding beta-1,3-glucan-binding protein, translating into MEGQEKLVLTVVWLLLCVTELISGCKLSPTTASGFKAPKGQICSGQLIFEDNFNRLDRTVWEHENSLGGGGNNEFQWYSGSERNSYIKNNHLYIRPTLTSDEFGEAFLENGVINLNEGPQSQRCTDGPGWAEQIQGCYRRGSPDRILNPVRSARLRTINSFAFKYGKLEINAKLPRGDWLWPALWLLPKGDTYGSWPKSGEIDLLESRGNRNLMLNNENIGVEKVSSCLHFGENPNLRSSQCGSVSGNLFGAMFNRYQMTWTQNVIQFGVNDKIFRTVTPYEGFWKLGGFSFNPWPQGSKMAPFDREFHILINVAVGGDYFPDDAWNPHPKPWRLGNPSAMTDFYKAKSDWYSTWGDAAALEVDWVRVWAL; encoded by the exons ATGGAAGGCCAGGAAAAATTAGTTCTAACCGTTGTTTGGTTGTTGCTGTGTGTTACTGAGTTGATCTCAGGATGCAAGTTGTCACCGACGACTGCTTCAGGTTTTAAGGCTCCAAAAG GTCAAATATGTTCTGGACAACTAATTTTCGAAGATAATTTCAACCGATTGGATAGAACTGTTTGGGAGCATGAGAACTCGCTTGGCGGTGGAGGT AACAACGAGTTCCAATGGTATTCGGGATCAGAACGAAATTCCTACATTAAAAACAATCACCTATACATCCGCCCGACGTTGACATCAGACGAATTCGGTGAAGCGTTCCTCGAAAACGGGGTCATCAACCTCAACGAGGGTCCACAGAGTCAACG ATGCACCGACGGGCCGGGGTGGGCTGAGCAGATTCAGGGTTGCTACCGGCGGGGAAGTCCCGATCGTATTCTGAACCCAGTTCGCAGTGCACGTCTGCGGACGATTAACTCGTTTGCCTTCAAATATGGAAAGCTCGAAATCAACGCCAAGTTGCCTCGGGGTGATTGGTTGTGGCCTGCATTGTGGCTACTTCCAAAAGGAGATACCTACGGAAGTTGGCCCAAATCCGGTGAAATAGATCTGTTGGAGTCTCGTGGCAATCGTAACCTCATGCTGAACAACGAGAATATTGGAGTTGAGAAGGTGTCGTCGTGCCTTCATTTCGGAGAAAACCCGAATTTGCGTAGTTCGCAGTGTGGTTCCGTCAGTGGAAATCTATTTGGTGCGATGTTCAACAGATACCAAATGACGTGGACACAGAACGTTATCCAGTTTGGAGTGAACGATAAGATCTTCCGCACTGTAACACCTTACGAGGGCTTCTGGAAGCTTGGTGGATTTAGTTTCAACCCGTGGCCTCAGGGTTCGAAAATGGCACCATTTGACCGAGAGTTTCACATACTTATAAATGTTGCAGTCGGTGGAGATTATTTCCCGGATGATGCGTGGAACCCACATCCGAAACCTTGGCGGCTGGGAAATCCGAGCGCGATGACGGACTTCTATAAAGCGAAATCGGATTGGTACAGTACTTGGGGAGATGCTGCCGCTTTGGAGGTTGATTGGGTCAGAGTGTGGGCGTTGTAG